The proteins below come from a single Vibrio diazotrophicus genomic window:
- a CDS encoding DMT family transporter: MNILFAMIPAFFWGTTYAVTQYTLAGWPPLLLGALRALPAGLILLALNPTFPAKTSWKPLITIGLVNIAAFFSLIFVMALTLPSAIAGVGMISVPVFAMAFHWMFNRSAPSKIQLTSGALLVFLAWLLFDPKSITLSPIGLIAMLAAISCIIYGSSLTKTLGGKIDWWTVLTWQLVIGGIALSIVALIHASVHPQPYVDAIQSFSTTNLGGLVWITLLNTAFSYSLYVWLLQRMSIVDFTFGGIANPIAGIVCGGLLMNELYSIHQYGLMGGMIIVSLLPQLVVLLKKRHATQLALQK; encoded by the coding sequence ATGAACATTTTATTTGCCATGATTCCCGCTTTCTTTTGGGGAACCACATACGCTGTCACACAATACACCCTAGCAGGTTGGCCTCCGCTGCTGCTCGGTGCTCTGCGAGCTTTGCCTGCAGGGCTAATTTTGCTTGCCTTAAACCCAACTTTTCCAGCTAAAACAAGCTGGAAGCCTTTGATTACCATCGGCCTTGTAAATATCGCGGCTTTCTTTAGCCTGATATTTGTTATGGCATTGACGCTACCTTCTGCTATTGCTGGTGTCGGAATGATCTCAGTACCGGTATTTGCTATGGCATTTCATTGGATGTTTAACCGCAGTGCGCCATCGAAAATTCAGTTAACTAGCGGCGCATTGTTGGTGTTTCTCGCATGGCTGCTGTTTGACCCGAAATCCATTACATTAAGCCCCATTGGTTTGATCGCCATGTTGGCGGCTATCTCATGTATTATTTACGGTTCCTCTCTGACAAAAACCTTGGGCGGGAAAATTGACTGGTGGACAGTACTGACATGGCAACTCGTCATAGGCGGCATAGCACTCTCGATTGTGGCCTTGATTCACGCGAGCGTGCATCCACAGCCATATGTTGATGCAATACAGTCCTTCTCCACAACCAATCTTGGTGGGTTAGTCTGGATAACGTTACTTAACACCGCATTTAGTTATAGTTTGTACGTGTGGCTGTTGCAGCGTATGTCGATTGTCGATTTTACCTTTGGTGGTATTGCTAACCCAATTGCAGGGATTGTCTGTGGTGGATTGCTGATGAATGAACTGTATTCAATTCATCAATACGGTCTTATGGGCGGAATGATTATCGTATCTTTGCTGCCTCAACTCGTGGTGTTACTGAAAAAACGTCACGCCACACAACTCGCGTTACAAAAATAA
- a CDS encoding GGDEF domain-containing protein, with the protein MNEDEFKRATSNLKKAVPLMMKHRIAATPSNYALWYTYADNTIPELNQEMDYILESFGFCPAATGDQLYKDYIASKAETSIHELRQNVELLVHEISSSMDDTLSDASAFSQVIDKSFSNLEKMQNENLSIDEVMGVIRQLVNESEDIRHSTRFLNKQLNSASQEISRLKSQLAQVHKAALFDSLSGLYNRRAFDDDLASLMQSEQALSLIFLDIDHFKVFNDEYGHLFGDTVIRAIAKRLQTSCQGGITAYRYGGEEFALLVPHKSLRVARQFAEMLRTSIERLNVKDRRTSEQVSSITASFGVAEKMPKDTPETLVERADRKLYEAKKMGRNRVMPF; encoded by the coding sequence ATGAACGAAGACGAGTTTAAAAGAGCCACTTCTAATCTTAAAAAGGCAGTACCACTTATGATGAAGCATCGCATCGCTGCGACGCCATCGAACTACGCCTTGTGGTATACCTACGCGGATAATACGATTCCAGAGTTGAACCAAGAAATGGATTATATTCTGGAGAGTTTTGGGTTTTGCCCAGCCGCCACAGGTGATCAGCTGTATAAAGATTATATCGCTTCAAAAGCAGAAACGAGTATCCACGAGCTAAGACAAAACGTCGAATTGCTGGTACATGAAATTTCTAGCTCAATGGATGATACCTTGTCCGATGCGAGCGCTTTTTCGCAAGTCATCGATAAAAGTTTTTCTAACTTAGAAAAAATGCAAAACGAGAACCTTTCCATTGATGAAGTCATGGGCGTTATTCGTCAATTGGTCAATGAATCAGAAGATATTCGTCATTCGACACGCTTCCTCAATAAACAGCTAAACAGCGCTAGCCAAGAGATTTCTCGTTTGAAATCACAGTTGGCTCAAGTACACAAAGCGGCTTTGTTTGATAGCCTTTCCGGTTTATATAACCGCCGAGCATTCGATGATGATTTGGCGTCATTGATGCAGTCTGAGCAGGCACTCAGTCTTATCTTTTTGGATATTGATCATTTCAAAGTATTCAACGATGAATATGGTCATCTATTCGGCGATACTGTGATTCGCGCAATTGCAAAACGGCTGCAAACCAGTTGTCAGGGTGGTATTACGGCCTATCGTTACGGTGGCGAAGAGTTCGCGTTACTGGTTCCACACAAATCTTTGCGCGTAGCGCGTCAGTTCGCTGAAATGCTTCGAACATCGATTGAAAGGCTCAACGTGAAAGATCGCCGCACAAGCGAGCAAGTAAGTAGTATTACCGCCTCTTTTGGTGTTGCAGAAAAAATGCCCAAGGACACGCCTGAAACACTGGTTGAGCGTGCAGACAGAAAGCTTTATGAAGCGAAAAAAATGGGTAGAAACCGAGTCATGCCTTTCTAA
- a CDS encoding malate synthase, with amino-acid sequence MNMLTFDKTEIQKQHKPFIAEAVFAVETVSAHQSREKQVKAKQLLDRLFPLESGSHQDVTSYMIDYNHVLAYFKDGRHSGLKHPKHFVAYIGNKEKPCSILFRDGSGSHVEVTLGCHRGTGCIELVEIEDIQLETCTTFMQTDETSIPTVAMRHWISLVKGDERGKPQACSEDKEYVSKCGEEYVLSYSFSL; translated from the coding sequence ATGAATATGCTGACATTTGATAAAACTGAAATTCAAAAACAACATAAACCATTTATCGCTGAAGCAGTGTTCGCCGTCGAAACCGTCAGTGCGCACCAATCACGAGAGAAACAAGTGAAAGCGAAACAGTTGCTTGACCGTTTATTCCCTCTGGAAAGTGGTTCTCACCAAGACGTGACCAGCTACATGATCGATTACAACCATGTACTCGCGTACTTTAAAGATGGCCGCCATAGTGGCTTGAAGCACCCTAAACATTTTGTTGCTTATATCGGCAACAAAGAAAAACCGTGCTCAATATTGTTCCGTGATGGCAGCGGTAGCCATGTAGAAGTGACGCTAGGTTGTCATCGAGGTACGGGTTGTATTGAGCTTGTGGAGATTGAAGATATCCAATTAGAAACATGTACAACGTTTATGCAAACCGACGAGACTTCTATTCCAACTGTAGCGATGCGCCACTGGATTAGTTTGGTAAAAGGTGATGAGCGTGGTAAACCTCAAGCGTGCAGTGAGGATAAAGAATACGTTTCGAAGTGTGGTGAAGAGTACGTATTGAGTTATAGCTTCAGTCTTTAA
- a CDS encoding DUF3612 domain-containing protein: MAVSKSLVRQSHFLGTKVRNLRKRNHLTMEDLSARCIRINSEYAPSVSYLSMIERGKRVPSVEMLKVIAEVFQKDPAWFLDDEPEQTDITPEKGNRGGISGMALEPSFLFSNDILQIAIPEMLSQTGITGKQFAHLLIRAHQESLQNHFPDLERAAEEIGQKRLNLAVEDLFDIAKSLGLNIRWVKRTPHDVVDELGVSAKQLVTSFFEPPDTIYLNEVLRQYPTRLKYDLAVYIGHNVLHSKDGLKNVLSVGHSNRWEEQPNSQSSSELNSQDILQAWRDFESSFFAGALLCPKVPFRQLLDRNGYEIDVHKKAGVSPSVAMRRMTVVSPYPHWHYFDAYGPGKLKAVYRGNGIPLPWGNMRKVHDPCQHWAVFRRLAEPQEGSSAQISILNVGDEPRIYCCESINVLDAAGNTRVLCAGVDLNPAIAAQGGDANSIAEELKSSCVSQGGTTIIPTHIKKDLRTIARILNINWIERGIEGDARLICSRGAVCPRKPSCYAKCADSDEDLI, from the coding sequence ATGGCCGTGTCAAAAAGCTTAGTTAGACAATCTCACTTTTTGGGTACCAAGGTGAGAAACCTGAGAAAACGCAACCACTTAACCATGGAAGATCTTTCTGCACGCTGTATTCGCATCAATTCAGAATACGCGCCTTCGGTTTCCTACCTTTCAATGATTGAAAGGGGAAAGCGTGTTCCGAGTGTAGAAATGTTGAAAGTCATCGCGGAAGTTTTCCAAAAAGATCCCGCTTGGTTTCTTGATGATGAGCCCGAGCAAACCGACATCACCCCAGAAAAAGGCAATCGAGGTGGAATCAGTGGTATGGCTCTGGAGCCCAGCTTCTTGTTTTCCAACGATATTTTACAAATTGCGATTCCAGAGATGCTTTCTCAAACCGGGATAACTGGCAAACAGTTCGCCCATTTGCTTATTCGAGCTCATCAGGAAAGTCTACAAAACCACTTCCCTGATTTAGAAAGAGCCGCAGAAGAGATAGGCCAGAAACGTCTTAATCTAGCGGTTGAAGACCTGTTTGACATCGCCAAAAGTTTAGGACTCAACATTCGCTGGGTGAAGAGAACACCTCATGACGTTGTTGATGAACTTGGAGTGAGCGCAAAGCAACTCGTTACCTCTTTTTTTGAGCCACCAGATACCATTTACCTCAACGAAGTCTTGCGACAATACCCGACTCGCCTCAAATACGACTTAGCGGTGTATATCGGTCATAACGTGCTGCACAGCAAAGATGGGCTGAAAAACGTCTTGTCGGTCGGACATTCAAACCGTTGGGAAGAGCAGCCTAATTCTCAGTCCAGCTCTGAACTTAACTCTCAAGATATCCTTCAGGCATGGCGTGATTTTGAATCCAGCTTTTTCGCTGGCGCACTGCTTTGCCCGAAAGTCCCTTTTCGTCAGCTACTGGATAGAAATGGTTATGAAATCGATGTGCACAAGAAAGCGGGAGTGTCGCCTTCTGTAGCGATGCGCCGCATGACGGTGGTTTCTCCCTACCCACACTGGCATTACTTTGATGCTTATGGTCCGGGTAAACTCAAAGCGGTTTATCGCGGTAATGGTATTCCACTGCCTTGGGGAAACATGCGTAAGGTTCACGACCCTTGTCAGCACTGGGCAGTATTCAGACGTCTAGCCGAGCCTCAAGAAGGGAGTTCCGCGCAGATCTCTATCCTCAATGTGGGTGACGAACCAAGAATCTACTGCTGTGAGTCAATCAACGTGTTAGACGCCGCAGGAAATACACGCGTGCTCTGTGCCGGAGTAGATTTAAACCCAGCAATCGCGGCACAGGGCGGTGACGCAAACTCCATTGCTGAAGAGTTGAAGTCTTCTTGTGTCAGCCAAGGCGGTACAACCATTATTCCAACACATATTAAAAAGGATTTAAGAACTATCGCTCGTATCCTCAATATAAACTGGATTGAGAGAGGTATTGAAGGAGATGCGAGGCTAATCTGTTCACGAGGTGCTGTGTGTCCTAGAAAACCCAGCTGTTATGCCAAATGCGCTGATTCAGACGAAGACTTGATATGA
- a CDS encoding diguanylate cyclase yields the protein MGAISGKLWIVRTLLLTFLLIFAGLIESFNVSQRNFMREGLYTRAKEELLSIRFRLEASILSDIYATNGLQALVTLRPDADIVDWPQVAASVLRKGKHVQVVGLAPNDVIKYIYPLEGNQAALGLDYRTVPQQWESINKAREIQDIFISGPVNLVQGGKAIVARVPIFTDPPINSEYWGVCSIVINWDSLFSESGVETFGYSYNFAIRGIDSSGDQGDVFFGELSTFDNAFATEVVNFPYGSWVIAASEKRDFLDQLPWYQSNIIRLQGYPFLLILIILAFIIYRLYTIANERAMFDELTKLPNRRYFMFTLQHFFELAEKSKGKNSFAILNIDLDKFKSINDKYGHDAGDKVLIACSERILSALRASDIVSRMGGDEFLILLPRINRVSDLEHISKSIEKAISDSPVIYDKTLLNIHASVGYTLYQSKFVDIDDMLKAADEAMYVVKNRLV from the coding sequence ATGGGAGCTATCTCAGGCAAGCTATGGATAGTTAGAACGCTACTACTGACTTTTCTTTTGATTTTTGCTGGTTTGATTGAATCTTTCAATGTTAGCCAACGAAATTTCATGAGAGAAGGGCTGTACACTCGAGCTAAAGAAGAGCTGTTGTCGATTCGATTTCGTCTCGAGGCTTCTATTTTGTCCGACATATACGCTACCAATGGCCTACAGGCATTGGTCACATTGCGTCCAGATGCTGATATTGTTGATTGGCCTCAGGTCGCTGCGAGTGTGCTGCGTAAAGGGAAACACGTTCAAGTTGTGGGTTTGGCGCCCAACGATGTCATTAAGTACATTTATCCGTTAGAAGGCAATCAAGCGGCTCTTGGCTTGGATTACAGAACGGTACCGCAACAGTGGGAATCCATAAATAAAGCCAGAGAAATCCAAGATATCTTTATTTCCGGACCGGTGAATCTAGTACAAGGTGGCAAAGCCATCGTAGCTCGCGTTCCAATCTTTACCGACCCGCCAATCAATAGCGAATATTGGGGGGTATGCAGCATTGTTATTAACTGGGATTCACTTTTTTCTGAATCAGGTGTTGAGACTTTCGGCTATTCCTACAATTTTGCTATTCGTGGCATTGATAGTTCTGGAGATCAAGGTGACGTATTCTTTGGTGAATTGAGTACTTTTGATAATGCGTTTGCAACAGAAGTCGTGAACTTTCCCTACGGAAGTTGGGTGATCGCAGCTTCAGAAAAGAGAGATTTCCTTGATCAGCTCCCTTGGTATCAAAGCAATATCATTCGTTTACAAGGTTACCCTTTCTTGCTGATATTGATCATTCTGGCATTCATCATTTATCGCCTTTACACAATTGCAAATGAACGCGCCATGTTTGACGAGCTGACCAAGTTACCAAACCGCCGTTATTTTATGTTCACACTACAACACTTTTTTGAGTTGGCAGAAAAATCGAAAGGGAAGAACAGCTTTGCCATTTTGAACATTGATTTGGATAAATTTAAATCCATCAATGATAAATACGGCCACGATGCGGGAGATAAAGTGCTTATTGCTTGTTCTGAGCGAATACTATCGGCGCTTCGCGCTTCGGATATTGTATCGAGAATGGGGGGAGATGAGTTCTTAATACTCCTACCGCGCATTAATCGGGTTTCAGATTTGGAGCACATCAGCAAGAGCATAGAAAAGGCGATATCTGATTCTCCAGTTATTTACGATAAAACGCTTCTAAACATTCATGCCAGCGTTGGCTATACCCTCTATCAATCCAAATTTGTTGATATTGATGACATGCTCAAAGCGGCCGATGAAGCTATGTATGTTGTCAAGAATAGATTGGTTTAA
- a CDS encoding alpha-ketoglutarate-dependent dioxygenase AlkB family protein — MEFALFPLNESDNNWIEPQNARLFYAPNFLSEQQADQSFLNLRNELDWQQEKIQLFGKHVLQPRLQAWHGDKSYTYSGLSMQPQPWTPTLLELKSRCEAVAKHTFNSVLANLYRDGQDSMGWHQDNETELGTNPVIASLTLGESRRFVLRHLSTKEKYEVELGHGSLLIMAGETQHYWQHSVPKTAKPKEERINLTFRHIR, encoded by the coding sequence ATGGAATTTGCGTTGTTTCCCTTAAACGAAAGTGACAACAATTGGATAGAGCCGCAAAATGCGCGCCTATTTTATGCACCCAATTTTCTATCGGAACAACAGGCAGACCAAAGTTTTCTCAACCTCAGAAATGAACTGGATTGGCAGCAGGAGAAGATCCAATTGTTCGGTAAACACGTTCTGCAACCTAGATTACAGGCTTGGCACGGAGACAAATCCTACACCTACTCTGGATTATCTATGCAGCCTCAACCATGGACACCTACCCTGCTGGAACTGAAATCTCGTTGTGAAGCCGTCGCTAAACATACCTTCAACTCTGTGCTGGCCAATTTATATCGCGATGGACAAGACTCTATGGGTTGGCATCAGGATAATGAAACTGAGTTGGGCACCAATCCAGTTATTGCCTCACTTACCCTGGGTGAATCTCGCCGATTTGTTTTGCGTCACCTCTCCACCAAAGAGAAATACGAAGTCGAACTTGGACACGGTTCTTTATTGATTATGGCAGGTGAAACTCAACACTACTGGCAGCACAGCGTTCCTAAAACAGCAAAGCCCAAAGAAGAACGTATTAATCTCACTTTTCGTCATATCCGTTAA
- a CDS encoding DUF3541 domain-containing protein, translating to MLLRKKYIAFSIGASLLLLSALSNCTETKQLQTQQEEKSYQYFADVIRDTYETQLYTLPAFKEGHYALRMYRQTSNEKYQAAIWSDLARVASRLNRYAEEIHTPEQIYMHSQKKLTGYLDETDERSKLRYTVTKHNPEYLYLGVGLLGSMARADEYGLKHKQDAKLREIIRRYDFTKYATDQGMIKAWAAQLANQVYWLKQLGEQDVVAPFIEAFRNTYPDSEDEHLTNQQFGNKLYGMTHIIFADSQYYQHAVPEAEYQWIYDYFRNNIDTILLKAKEDIIAEVGISFLLAGLNNDPVVEKTRQHIRDAINRDQGMIPSTSGDFDLSYGEHRNVLAIMLLDWQQVNAIPTIEKQPQIFASLPYGLVSK from the coding sequence ATGTTATTACGGAAGAAATACATAGCGTTTAGTATCGGTGCTTCACTACTTCTACTTTCTGCTCTGTCCAATTGCACAGAAACCAAACAGCTTCAAACTCAGCAAGAAGAAAAAAGCTATCAGTATTTCGCCGACGTTATTCGAGATACTTACGAAACTCAGCTTTATACATTGCCCGCTTTTAAGGAAGGTCACTATGCACTGCGAATGTATCGCCAAACTTCCAACGAAAAATACCAAGCGGCGATATGGAGTGATCTGGCTAGAGTGGCAAGTCGGTTAAACCGCTATGCGGAAGAAATTCACACTCCGGAACAGATCTATATGCATAGTCAAAAGAAGCTTACCGGCTACTTAGACGAAACAGATGAACGCTCAAAACTGCGCTATACCGTCACCAAGCACAATCCTGAATACCTCTATTTAGGTGTCGGTCTTCTAGGCTCTATGGCTCGCGCTGATGAGTATGGCTTAAAACACAAACAAGATGCGAAACTGCGTGAAATTATTCGTCGTTACGACTTTACCAAGTATGCGACAGACCAAGGCATGATCAAAGCATGGGCAGCGCAACTCGCCAATCAGGTGTACTGGCTGAAGCAACTGGGTGAGCAGGATGTTGTAGCGCCGTTTATTGAAGCTTTCCGCAATACCTACCCGGACAGTGAAGATGAACACCTCACCAATCAACAGTTCGGCAATAAGCTTTACGGCATGACACACATTATTTTTGCTGATTCACAGTACTATCAGCATGCTGTCCCCGAAGCAGAGTATCAATGGATCTACGATTATTTTCGCAACAACATCGATACGATTTTGTTGAAAGCCAAAGAAGATATCATCGCGGAAGTTGGGATATCTTTTCTTCTCGCAGGGCTAAACAATGACCCAGTGGTAGAAAAAACTAGGCAGCACATCAGAGATGCCATCAATCGCGATCAAGGCATGATTCCTTCCACTTCCGGTGATTTCGATTTGAGTTACGGAGAACACCGCAATGTGCTGGCTATTATGTTACTTGACTGGCAACAGGTGAACGCCATTCCAACAATCGAAAAACAGCCGCAAATATTTGCCAGCCTACCATACGGGTTGGTATCAAAATAA
- a CDS encoding GGDEF domain-containing protein, which yields MVFVYGAELENRLLWVYPILAAIIFINTFVVGLIISCTCCTLAGIAIYGHLVLVSSDMLAAERFFISLIAMCAVCNTSSYFYSKAINYITSLYLEGIEKLAYRDHLTGLANRWSFENWATMKLSEIPKDGRVTALVFLDIDNFKHINDSYGHEMGDKILKNFAHRIKNNVRTRDRETHKVDYSIARFAGDEFVLLLYDVKSLKDLDNILYRICHLFDSKYKDKQLLSNVTISVGAALYPQDADNLSELTRCADKAMYAAKHNGKNQYCYYQNVGNYQTQLLNYPDGKVTPIHRATELNT from the coding sequence ATGGTTTTTGTCTATGGGGCAGAACTAGAAAATCGTCTACTGTGGGTATATCCGATACTTGCGGCGATTATCTTCATCAATACCTTTGTAGTGGGATTGATCATTAGTTGTACCTGCTGCACATTGGCAGGCATCGCCATTTACGGCCATCTTGTCTTAGTAAGCAGTGACATGCTAGCTGCTGAACGTTTTTTCATCAGCCTTATTGCCATGTGCGCAGTATGTAACACTTCATCCTACTTCTATTCCAAAGCCATAAACTACATCACCTCACTCTACTTAGAAGGGATTGAAAAACTCGCCTATCGAGATCATTTAACAGGTCTAGCTAATCGCTGGAGCTTTGAAAATTGGGCAACAATGAAGCTATCAGAAATCCCCAAAGACGGGAGAGTTACAGCATTAGTTTTTCTGGATATTGATAATTTCAAACACATCAATGACAGTTATGGACATGAAATGGGAGACAAAATTCTTAAGAACTTTGCACACCGAATCAAGAATAACGTCCGTACACGTGACAGGGAAACCCACAAAGTCGATTACTCCATAGCGAGGTTTGCTGGCGATGAGTTTGTATTACTGCTTTATGATGTGAAATCGCTAAAAGATCTCGATAACATTCTGTATCGGATATGCCATCTTTTTGATAGCAAATACAAAGATAAACAATTACTTAGTAATGTAACCATTAGCGTGGGTGCCGCACTCTACCCTCAAGACGCAGACAACCTTTCAGAATTAACCCGCTGTGCTGACAAAGCAATGTATGCCGCCAAACACAATGGCAAAAACCAATATTGCTACTACCAAAATGTCGGTAACTATCAAACACAGCTGTTGAACTACCCAGATGGAAAAGTCACTCCGATACACAGAGCTACTGAGTTAAATACATAA
- a CDS encoding pirin family protein codes for MSTQREIRQIIPAQPTSDGDGVKIKRVAGFNNASFSPFLMVDELKSDQRKDYVGGFPPHPHRGIETLTYMLKGHFEHKDHMGNVGSLRSGGAQWMAAGQGVIHSEMPIMQDGDLHGFQIWINQPARDKMKPAQYHDFQPETITEFRDEELGLLRVLAGDITANGTDLQGPLTRTGVPATVADWQTNAGSAVTLQTPKHHNVMLYAYKGSIKVGERVLMQGEFALLSSGESFSMTANDTSGVLIFSGEPINEPVVHYGPFVMNSIQEIEQAINDYNSGLFQTY; via the coding sequence ATGAGTACACAACGTGAAATCCGCCAAATCATTCCAGCGCAACCAACTTCAGACGGTGATGGCGTAAAAATCAAACGCGTAGCTGGTTTCAACAACGCCTCTTTTTCTCCGTTTTTAATGGTGGATGAGCTTAAATCAGACCAACGTAAAGATTATGTCGGAGGCTTTCCTCCACACCCACATCGCGGAATTGAAACACTTACCTATATGCTAAAAGGCCATTTTGAGCATAAAGATCATATGGGTAATGTAGGTTCGCTTCGCTCGGGTGGCGCTCAATGGATGGCAGCAGGACAAGGTGTGATCCATAGTGAAATGCCTATTATGCAAGATGGCGATTTACACGGTTTCCAAATTTGGATTAATCAGCCAGCGCGCGACAAAATGAAACCAGCGCAATACCATGATTTCCAACCTGAAACCATTACAGAATTCAGAGATGAAGAATTAGGTTTATTGCGAGTATTAGCAGGTGATATCACCGCTAATGGTACCGATTTGCAAGGCCCACTGACCAGAACGGGTGTACCAGCTACGGTTGCTGATTGGCAAACAAATGCTGGCAGTGCAGTTACACTGCAAACACCTAAGCATCACAATGTTATGCTTTACGCCTACAAAGGCAGTATTAAAGTCGGTGAACGAGTTCTAATGCAAGGCGAGTTTGCGTTACTGTCTAGCGGGGAATCATTTTCTATGACGGCGAACGATACGAGTGGTGTGTTGATTTTCAGCGGCGAACCAATCAATGAACCTGTGGTTCACTATGGCCCATTTGTAATGAACTCAATTCAAGAAATTGAACAAGCGATTAATGATTACAACTCAGGCTTATTCCAAACCTATTAA
- a CDS encoding pyrimidine/purine nucleoside phosphorylase, with protein sequence MIKENTYFEGSVKSLGFTHADKDVTVGVMLPGSYTFSTGNPECMTVVKGALTIKRIGDKDWTTFESGDAFEVAGNASFEVKVDTDTAYLCEYL encoded by the coding sequence ATGATTAAGGAAAACACTTATTTTGAAGGCTCTGTTAAGTCTTTAGGTTTTACGCACGCAGATAAAGATGTCACTGTCGGAGTTATGTTGCCGGGAAGTTACACGTTTAGTACGGGTAACCCAGAATGTATGACAGTGGTAAAAGGCGCTCTCACAATTAAGCGAATTGGTGACAAAGACTGGACCACTTTTGAAAGTGGTGACGCATTTGAAGTGGCGGGCAATGCTTCATTTGAAGTCAAAGTTGACACTGATACTGCTTATCTGTGCGAATACTTATAA
- a CDS encoding DUF2850 domain-containing protein, whose amino-acid sequence MSKEALFKSVFATTLGVAALLCGALIYFGYQAYTNPSQVYGSWIEINAPGYRTEVLTLSDQGVFRNHRLISTSFEYDGKNIKIETGKGRSVYALAGTENSPQLKRIQPASPIQRFIKQGFEDTVDSESAAETRRSAITSHFDQN is encoded by the coding sequence ATGTCAAAAGAAGCATTATTTAAGTCAGTATTTGCCACTACCTTAGGCGTCGCAGCTTTGCTGTGTGGGGCACTCATTTACTTTGGCTACCAAGCTTATACCAATCCATCCCAAGTATATGGCTCTTGGATTGAAATTAACGCACCAGGCTATCGTACTGAAGTACTCACATTGAGTGACCAAGGTGTGTTCCGCAATCACCGCTTAATCAGCACAAGTTTTGAATATGATGGTAAAAACATCAAGATAGAAACGGGGAAAGGCCGTTCTGTTTATGCGTTGGCCGGAACAGAGAACTCGCCGCAATTAAAGCGAATTCAGCCGGCATCTCCAATCCAACGTTTTATTAAACAAGGCTTTGAAGATACCGTTGATTCAGAAAGTGCAGCGGAAACGCGACGCAGCGCAATCACCAGTCACTTCGATCAGAACTAA